In Candidatus Poribacteria bacterium, the following are encoded in one genomic region:
- a CDS encoding NAD(P)-dependent oxidoreductase, producing MNVLLIGGSGHVGTMTLPYMKSHHNFRVLDVNPPKDTAIDYIQGSVTDPDIVQEALKGMDTFVYMVMLQPTSDRSSVADFSDIVANYEVNAKGLHIVLHAAKEAGIRHAVYTSTFTVHERTRNNFPYEDVVPRDNPGVYGLTKGFGEQVCEYFAREHGMSLIALRITGPSTREQWLERYNQPKNSSVHIWWTDEQDLATAYLAAISVEHEGFDAFFIAGDHEQKEINLSKAKRLLGWEPLTHTRV from the coding sequence ATGAACGTTCTACTGATAGGCGGTTCGGGACACGTTGGAACCATGACGCTCCCTTACATGAAGAGCCATCACAATTTCCGAGTCCTTGATGTCAACCCGCCTAAGGATACCGCTATAGACTATATCCAAGGATCCGTTACCGACCCCGACATCGTTCAAGAAGCATTGAAAGGGATGGATACGTTCGTTTATATGGTCATGCTGCAACCGACGAGTGATCGTTCCTCTGTCGCGGATTTCAGCGATATTGTCGCAAACTATGAGGTAAACGCCAAGGGGCTGCATATCGTTCTACATGCAGCGAAGGAAGCAGGCATCCGACACGCTGTTTATACAAGCACCTTCACCGTGCATGAGCGGACGCGAAACAACTTCCCTTATGAAGATGTCGTGCCGCGCGATAATCCCGGTGTCTATGGGTTAACCAAAGGCTTCGGTGAGCAGGTCTGCGAATACTTCGCGCGGGAACACGGTATGTCGCTTATCGCCTTGCGAATTACGGGACCTTCTACACGTGAACAGTGGCTTGAGCGTTACAACCAACCGAAAAATTCGTCAGTGCACATCTGGTGGACAGATGAGCAAGACTTAGCGACTGCCTACCTCGCTGCCATCTCAGTTGAACACGAAGGCTTTGACGCTTTCTTCATCGCGGGAGACCACGAACAGAAGGAAATCAACCTCTCAAAAGCGAAACGCCTACTCGGTTGGGAACCGTTGACGCATACGCGTGTGTGA